CGGAAATATAGAGGCTTTAAAAGCAGCTCATAACGCCGTAAATACTCTCAAAGTTGATAAGATATATCATCTCGGCGACTTGGGAGGTTACGCGCCGTTTGTAAATGAGGTTGTCGATTTTCTTATGGAACATAAGATAGAAGGCGTTCAGGGAAATTATGATTTTAATGTGGCCAGCAACAGCGAACACTGCGGGTGCAAATACGAGGACGCCGTCCAGGCTGAATTCGCTCAAAAATCATTCGAGTGGACCAAGGCGCGTACCTCTCCCGAAAGCAAAGAATATATGAGAAACCTGCCTGCCGAAATTTCTTTTTCCGCTCACGGGAAAAGAGTGAAACTCTTTCACGCCACACCTCATAAGAATAATTTGTATTGGTATGAAGACCGCCCTGATAAGTTTTTTCTTCAGATGGCTGAAAAAACAGACGCTGATTTAATGGTGTACGGACACACCCATAAACCTTACAGAAAAGATATAATGGGAAAAATTTTCATTAACGCGGGAAGCGTCGGCAAACCTAAAGACGGAGATACAAGAACTTGCGTGGCATTGATTAACATTGCAGACGAAGGAATTAAAAGCAAGTTTTTTAGAATACCTTACGATGTAGAAAAAACAGTTCAAACCATTCGTGAGAGCGGCCTGCCCGCGTATTTCGCGGATAAACTCAGGGAAGGCCGGTGAATATAATAGAAACAACAATGCTTCTTTTGGGAGAATAAGTCTCCATAAAAGCGGACTGCCTCTTCGGTAAGGCAATATTAAGCATCCTTTTAATATTTTCCATTTCGCGTAATTCTCCAATTTAGCATTACTATTTTGGAGTATATTCCAATTTTATCCGTTTTTTTGTCAACTAAAATTAGTTATTGTCATCTATCCTATCTATTCATTGTTTTTCAAATCTCCCGCTATTTCCTGCAATTGTTCCAACGCGGCCTGCAATTCTTCAACTAATTCGAAAGGAAAGAACATTCGCCTCTTTCGTCATCCATTTTTAGGAAAAGAAGAAATGTCAACTGCTCGACATAATCGCCGTAGGATAATCCGTCATCGCGCAAAATATCGCAGTAATTCCATCATGTTCATCTTTCCCCTCCGGCAAATTTTGGGCAATCCAATGCCCGCCTTTATTTGGGCCCATTCTGTCTATTTCAATTGCGAACGCAGTGCGTTCACAATTGGAAAAGTCT
The nucleotide sequence above comes from bacterium. Encoded proteins:
- a CDS encoding YfcE family phosphodiesterase codes for the protein MHGNIEALKAAHNAVNTLKVDKIYHLGDLGGYAPFVNEVVDFLMEHKIEGVQGNYDFNVASNSEHCGCKYEDAVQAEFAQKSFEWTKARTSPESKEYMRNLPAEISFSAHGKRVKLFHATPHKNNLYWYEDRPDKFFLQMAEKTDADLMVYGHTHKPYRKDIMGKIFINAGSVGKPKDGDTRTCVALINIADEGIKSKFFRIPYDVEKTVQTIRESGLPAYFADKLREGR